A part of Fusarium oxysporum Fo47 chromosome III, complete sequence genomic DNA contains:
- a CDS encoding mitochondrial carrier domain-containing protein, producing the protein MSKLAVAKEAVKEAVIGTHEPEQLAAHTKARFTKHAIKDPETGELYLGPDEFINAVAPEGEDYHKISRDQYSILFSVADVNGKGKVSLADWGIFEHLLNKPDAEYQIAFRLFDVERTGSVKYDDFRTLYELNKGPDNLTFDWDSDWAKIYIGNKKHRHPLDYPQFCQMLRGLQGERIRQAFHQLDKDGDGFISGEEFERIIVETARHKLSEHILDNLHTLVNLSIGSKISYANVRAFQNVIGGMDLVELILRRAIGQSKDGKITRPEFLNEAAKLTRFSLFTPMEADILFHFAGLDEPSGRLGLSDFAKVLDPSWRNPIYDAVEATKAKVAAGGILMGVLTSGYNFALGSVAGAFGAFMVYPIDLVKTRLQNQRGAQPGQRLYKNSIDCFQKVIRNEGFRGLYSGVLPQLVGVAPEKAIKLTVNDLARKYFTDKNGNITVLSEMISGGSAGACQVVFTNPLEIVKIRLQVQGEVAKTVEGTPKRSAMWIVRNLGLVGLYKGASACLLRDVPFSAIYFPTYSHLKKDFFGESPTNKLGVLQLLTAGAIAGMPAAYLTTPCDVIKTRLQVEARKGEATYNGLRHAAKTIWKEEGFTAFFKGGPARIFRSSPQFGFTLAAYEVLQTLLPMPGTQKEKIPTGVSDAVSTAKGSLDTSPYGRSRNALKVILDLDEDFGKVKLPNEKGWRSLPKIMGGGGQ; encoded by the exons ATGTCCAAGCTTGCTGTGGCCAAGGAGGCCGTCAAGGAGGCCGTCATCGGCACACACGAACCTGAACAGCTTGCTGCCCACACCAAGGCGCGCTTCACCAAGCATGCTATCAAGGACCCTGAGACAGGCGAACTGTACCTCGGACCCGATGAGTTTATCAACGCTGTTGCGCCTGAGGGCGAGGATTAC CACAAGATCTCCCGTGATCAATACTCCATTCTATTCAGCGTCGCGGATGTCAATGGCAAGGGCAAAGTGAGTCTTGCTGACTGGGGTATTTTCGAGcacctcctcaacaagccGGATGCCGAGTATCAGATCGCTTTCCGCCTCTTTGACGTTGAGCGCACCGGCTCTGTTAAGTATGACGATTTCCGCACGTTGTACGAGCTCAACAAGGGCCCCGACAACCTAACCTTCGACTGGGACTCCGACTGGGCCAAGATTTACATTGGTAACAAGAAGCACCGTCACCCTCTCGACTATCCTCAGTTCTGCCAAATGTTGCGCGGTCTCCAAGGCGAGCGCATTCGGCAGGCCTTCCACCAGCTTGACAAGgacggcgatggcttcatcagTGGTGAGGAGTTTGAGCGCATCATTGTCGAGACTGCCCGCCACAAGCTGTCTGAGCATATTCTTGACAATCTGCACACTCTTGTCAACCTCTCCATTGGTTCCAAGATTTCATACGCCAATGTGCGCGCTTTCCAGAACGTCATCGGCGGgatggatcttgttgagctCATCTTGCGCCGTGCCATTGGCCAGAGCAAGGACGGCAAGATCACTCGTCCTGAGTTCCTGAACGAGGCTGCCAAGCTCACACGTTTCTCTCTTTTCACGCCTATGGAAGCTGACATCCTTTTCCACTTTGCCGGACTTGACGAGCCCTCTGGCCGTCTGGGACTCTCCGATTTCGCCAAGGTCCTTGATCCTTCGTGGCGGAACCCCATTTACGACGCCGTCGAGGCCACAAAGGCCAAGGTTGCCGCTGGTGGTATCCTGATGGGAGTTCTGACCTCGGGTTACAACTTTGCTTTGGGTAGTGTTGCCGGTGCCTTTGGTGCCTTCATGGTGTACCCCATCGATTTGGTGAAGACGCGACTGCAGAACCAGCGAGGCGCCCAGCCCGGTCAGCGCCTCTACAAGAACTCGATTGATTGTTTCCAGAAGGTCATCCGCAACGAGGGATTCCGTGGTCTCTACTCGGGCGTGCTACCCCAGCTAGTTGGTGTTGCTCCAGAGAAGGCCATCAAGCTGACCGTGAACGATCTTGCCCGAAAGTACTTCACTGATAAGAACGGCAACATTACAGTCTTGTCCGAGATGATTTCTGGTGGTTCTGCTGGTGCCTGCCAAGTC GTCTTCACCAACCCTCTCGAGATCGTCAAGATTCGACTCCAGGTTCAGGGCGAGGTCGCCAAGACCGTCGAAGGAACACCGAAGCGATCGGCCATGTGGATCGTGCGCAATCTGGGTCTTGTTGGACTGTACAAGGGTGCTTCGGCGTGTCTGCTCCGTGACGTTCCCTTCTCGGCCATCTACTTCCCTACCTACAGCCATCTCAAGAAGGACTTCTTTGGCGAGTCTCCGACCAACAAGCTGGGTGTTTTGCAGCTGCTGACTGCTGGTGCGATTGCCGGTATGCCCGCTGCCTACTTGACGACACCCTGTGACGTTATCAAGACCCGACTTCAGGTCGAAGCCCGCAAGGGCGAGGCCACATATAACGGTCTGCGACACGCCGCCAAGACAATCTGGAAGGAGGAGGGTTTCACTGCCTTCTTCAAGGGTGGTCCCGCGCGTATTTTCcgatcttctcctcagtTCGGCTTCACCCTTGCCGCATATGAAGTTCTTCAGACCCTTCTACCCATGCCTGGTActcagaaggagaagattcCTACAGGCGTGTCAGATGCCGTGTCAACGGCCAAGGGCAGCCTGGACACTAGTCCATATGGTCGCAGCCGCAACGCCCTTAAAGTGatcctcgatcttgatgaggaCTTTGGCAAGGTCAAGCTTCCCAATGAGAAGGGCTGGCGATCGCTGCCCAAGATCATGGGCGGTGGTGGTCAGTAG